In one Magallana gigas chromosome 9, xbMagGiga1.1, whole genome shotgun sequence genomic region, the following are encoded:
- the LOC105343600 gene encoding uncharacterized protein, translating to MHGQINSSSQCRIRRCSKCLGDTKYVCISCPCDLCLQCKEIHVRDLKTIDHNVELYCGEFNNIQKNEICVRHPNKVYGKYCEPCQVPVCDSCSEHKPQVFRISHFNRQSEQKNLHVLVGLKETYRKKQQQHRGTIHTIRSEALFYRPFLLTGAKDDFKTYHTEFSNCHSEMLKKAQKLKRRLDNVLHNFDFKHRCLKRKEKMKTYLTSIQSYEYSYEQSSNTSVKFLLFMKRRCLPQIQHSPCVPHHTSQLAMTKSFNKEDVMESLSGIKLTERRQRGVGNEHLLKLMSSPEFYYSISLKGTNLDHCYHISHVTSDQVWVSEYKNNLTLTNTAGETLHHLKDCRSFHFDSGNGKHTVNSENELLYIDMDNNISKLLKDMKTTTTFIERTDSTWKPQCVYWSPCTGDLLVGMIFYNYYDYDSTCKMWGKVTRYNYTGQLTQTIQEDNTGQKMFRNPICITENNNGDVVVSDFDAVVVTECGGRHRFSYTGHPSGSRLSACGICTDALSHILVCDIRTNTVQMIDRNGQFLSHLLIRPLGIFTPSCLSYDISMHLLWVGSGTNSKICVYQYITRQDSMAGHNPAALNIWESLSEIQVSKTEKPLEGNESLLKLMSSPELLHSLTVTGVDNCEHISCVTSDHVWVGDDNIILINTAGDILHHLKNFCFEIYSGGIQTVNSECELIYIDEDYNINKLSNDMKITTTIIEKTESKWEPHCVLWSQSNGDLLVGMYREDTNIGKVTRYNQTRELTQTIEHDDRGLELYKNPTFLAENNNGDVVVSDDLSAVVVTDREGRHRFSYTGHPSGSGLSPCGICTDALSNILVCDIRTNTIQIIDKNGQFLSYLLTKSEDIDEPRSLCYDINTHHLWVGSDNSNKLFVYRYITQQDNKTAEHRSCSAEEAFSCSRPA from the exons ATGCATGGACAAATCAATTCGAGCTCCCAGTGCAGGATACGTCGGTGTTCTAAGTGTCTGGGGGACACAAAGTATGTATGTATATCATGTCCATGTGATCTATGCCTCCAATGTAAAGAGATTCATGTGAGGGATCTCAAAACAATAGACCATAATGTAGAGCTATACTGTGGGGAATTTAACAACATCCAGAAAAACGAGATCTGTGTGAGGCATCCTAACAAGGTTTATGGAAAATACTGTGAACCGTGTCAAGTTCCTGTGTGCGATTCTTGTTCTGAGCATAAACCCCAGGTATTCAGAATTTCTCACTTTAACAGACAAAGTGAGCAAAAGAATCTGCATGTTTTAGTAGGTTTGAAGGAAACTTATagaaaaaagcaacaacaacacagaggaaccattcacaccatcagaagtgaggctctcttttacagaccttTTCTCCTGACAGGAGCAAAAGATGATTTCAAAACCTATCACACAGAATTCTCCAACTGCCACTCAGAGATGTTAAAAAAGGCCCAGAAACTAAAACGTCGTCTTGACAATGTGTTACAtaactttgatttcaaacacagatgtttaaaacggaaggaaaaaatgaaaacatatctTACAAGCATACAGAGCTATGAATACAGTTATGAGCAGTCATCAAACACATCAGTAAAATTTCTCCTATTCATGAAGAGAAGATGCCTTCCCCAGATACAACATAGCCCTTGTGTTCCACACCACACCAGCCAGCTCGCTATGACTAAATCATTtaacaaggaggatgtgatggagtcactgagtggaATCAAACTAACAGAGAGAAGACAACGAGGTGTAGGTAATGAGCATCTGCTAAAACTGATGTCCAGTCCCGAGTTTTATTATTCTATTAGTCTTAAAGGTACAAATTTGGATCACTGTTATCACATTTCCCATGTGACATCGGACCAGGTCTGGGTCAGTGAGTACAAGAACAATCTCACTTTGACAAACACAGCAGGTGAAACTTTACATCATCTTAAAGACTGTCGTTCTTTTCATTTTGATAGTGGTAATGGAAAACACACTGTAAACAGTGAAAATGAACTTCTTTATATTGACATGGATAATAACATCAGCAAATTGttaaaggatatgaaaacaaccaccacatttatagagagaacagactctacatggaAACCACAGTGTGTGTACTGGTCTCCGtgcactggggatctactggtcgggatgattttctataattattatgattatgattcaacatgtaaaatgtggGGCAAGGTAACTCGATACAACTACACTGGACAACTGACACAAACCATACAAGAAGACAACACAGGACAGAAAATGTTTCGAAATCCTATCtgtataacagagaacaacaatggggatgtcgtggtgtctgactttGATGCTGTAGTGGTTACAGAgtgtggaggaagacatcgtttctcctacacagggcATCCGTCTGGATCAAGACTATCTGCATGTGGAATCTgcactgacgcgctgtcacacatcctggtgtgtgatatCAGAACCAACACAGTACAGATGATTGACAGgaacggtcagttcctgtcgcATCTACTAATTAGACCATTAGGGATATTCACACCCAGTTGCCTGAGTTATGATATTAGTATGCATCTTCTCTGGGTTGGATCAGGCACAAACAGTAAGATTTGTGTCTACCAGTACATAACTCGACAGGACAGTATGGCTG GTCATAATCCAGCTGCTCTTAATATTTGGGAGTCACTGAGTGAAATTCAGGTCTCAAAGACAGAAAAACCACTGGAAGGAAATGAAAGTTTGCTGAAATTGATGTCTTCCCCTGAGTTACTCCATTCTCTCACTGTGACTGGTGTTGATAATTGCgagcacatttcctgtgtgacatcggACCATGTATGGGTAGGTGATGATAATATCATCTTGATAAACACCGCAGGTGACATTCTACACCATCTgaagaatttttgttttgagatATATAGTGGTGGAATTCAAACTGTAAATAGTGAGTGTGAATTGATTTATATAGATGAAgattataacatcaacaaactgtcaaacgATATGAAAATAACCACCACAATTATAGAGAAAACAGAATCTAAATGGGAACCACATTGTGTGCTCTGGTCCCAGTCTAATGGAGATCTACTGGTTGGGATGTATAGAGAAGATACAAATATAGGCAAGGTAACACGGTACAACCAGACTAGAGAACTTACGCAAACAATAGAACACGATGACCGGGGACTGGAACTGTACAAAAATCCTACCTTTTTagcagagaacaacaatggggatgttgTAGTATCTGATGATTTGAGCGCAGTAGTGGTGACAGATCGTgaaggaagacatcgtttctcctatacaggacatccatcaggatcagggCTATCACCATGTGGGATCTGCACTGACGCGCTGTCaaacatcctggtgtgtgatatCAGAACCAACACAATACAGATAATAGATAAGAATGGTCAGTTCCTGTCATACTTGCTGACAAAATCAGAAGACATAGATGAACCACGCAGCCTATGTTATGATATCAACACTCATCATCTCTGGGTTGGATCAGACAACAGCAACAAGCTGTTTGTCTACAGGTACATAACTCAACAGGACAATAAGACTG CCGAACATAGAAGCTGTTCTGCTGAGGAAGCCTTTTCTTGCTCAAGACCAGCCTGA